The window TACGAAACTCGTAGCTTACCGCCTGAAAAATAAAGGTGAAGAGAATCAGTACCCACACCCAGTATGCGCCGCCGAAACTGGTGGCATAAAATTTCGGGAAAGCGGCAAAAAGTGCGCCACCAAAGAGCACCAGGGTGGTAAACGTCAGTTCCCATTTCATGCCCAGGGAGTTTATCACCAGGGACTTCTCTGTTTCGTCCTTTGCAATCTGCCACAGCAGTGACTGACCACCCTGGACAAAGGTGAGAAAGAGAAAAAGTGCGCCTACAACAGAGACCAGTATCCACCAGAGCTGCTGCAGGATTTCTAAATCAAGGCTACCAATCATGTTAAATGCCCTCCGGTCCTTTTTTGATCTGTTTCAGCATAATTGTAACCTCAGCAATCAACAGGGCAGTAAAGACAGTGAGAAACATAAAGAACGTTGTCTGTACATTACCTGCAGAGATATTGGTTGTAGCGACATGCACCGGCAACAGGTCCTGAATTGCCCAGGGCTGTCGGCCAACTTCCGCCACAATCCAACCAGACTGTGACGCGATCATAGCCAGGAAGAACATCGGCACACCAGCCAGTTGCAGCCAACGCTTGTCCTCTAAGGTTCCCTTCATGGAGAAATAGAGATTCAGTACAAAAATCAGACCAAAGAGAGTGCCTAGGAAGACCATAGTATGAAACGAGTAGAAGGTCAGTGGGACCGGCGGGACCACGTCTTCAGGCTTTTCCAGGTATCCGTAACCAAGGAAGTCCTGATTAGCGTTGAACTTTCCCAATGCCGCTTCGGCAGCCACATCATCCATCGCTTTTCTGGCATCCTTGTATGCCTTCAAATCAGTAATAGCAAGCTTGCCGCGCTCCATTTTCTCGGCGGTACTCATTATGCCATGTTCTTCATTGCCATAAACCAGATCGTTGATGCCAGGCACAAAAGAGTCAAACTCACGATTGGCAAGCAGGCTGAGAACGCCGGGGATCTTCATCTCAAAACTGAACGCCTCAAGATCATCACCTGGTTGTTTGTCCCTGTTTAAAAGACCTAAAGCGACAATGCCTGCATTCTGCTCACCATCCCAGAGGCCTTCGTAGGCCGCAAGCTTCATTGGCTGGGTAGAGGCATTGGTGTACGCGGACTCATCACCATTAAAGGCAACATAAACGGTCGAGATCAGACCAAATACTGAAGCTACAAGAATAGATTTTTTCGCCATTTCCACATGACGTTTTTTCAGCAGGTAAAATGACGAGATGGTTATCACAAACATCGACCCAACAATAAAACTTGAACTTGTTGTATGGGTAAACTTTGAAATAGCTACAGGGGAAAACAACACTTCCCAGAAGTTCTGCATCTCAAAACGGGCAGTATCCGGATTAAAAGCCATGCCGGTAGGAAACTGCATCCAACCGTTGGCAACCAGAATCCATAGCGCCGAGAGATTCGAACCAACTGCCACCATCCAGGTTGAAAAGAGGTGAAAGCGCTTTGAGACCCTGTCCCAACCAAAAAACATCACCGCAAAAAAGGTCGCTTCCAAAAAGAATGCAAAGATACCTTCAATGGCAAGCGGAGCGCCGAAGATATCACCGACCATCCAGGAATAATTGGACCAGTTGGTGCCAAACTCAAATTCGAGAATAATACCGGTCGCGACACCAATCGCAAAGTTAATGCCGAACAGGGTCATCCAGAATTTGGTTATGCTCTTCCACTCTTCCTTACCTGTGCGGACATAAAGAGTTTCAAAAAACGCGCAGAGAAACGATAACCCCAGCGTCAGCGGTACGAAGATCCAGTGATACATTGCAGTCAGCGCAAACTGGGCCCGAGCCCAATTCACCATGACGAGATCAATCTCCCCCATAAAAATTTCCTCCGTAATTATTGAACTTTTGCCGGGATAGTAATTCTATCAATTACGTAATCTGCCCGATCTTGATCTGTTGTAAAATTTGTTTTGAGATAGTTTGGGAAAAAGAACAGCTTGAGTACAGCAAACATCACCACCAGCTTGATGATTATAATTTTCCATAACGTCTTTCCAAGGGTCATGCCCATGAAACCATCTCTATAAAACCTGTAAACCCGCCCAGGATATTCCAGCACTTTTTCGACCTCCAGCTTCTCTAAATCAACTGCTTCCAGCCTATCTGTTTCTCTTTTGCTCAACAGGACAACACCTTCCGCATACTATTGGCGACTACTATATCGGGAATCAAAATCTTGTGCAATAATAATTATCATTAGCAGTTGCATTCTATTTTCTCTTGTCGGCAACTCCTCTACAAAACTCGTACTGGCACTGAACTTGCTTTAGTTTCTCTCACATGGGAAAAACTGTTTTTGAGGACGATATGCTACAAAAGTGTAATATCATAGACACAACATTACGAGAAGGTGAACAGACGCCTGGCGTCATGTTCTCTATCAACGAGAAAAAACGAATTTTATCCGAGCTCGCACAACTCGGTGTGGACGAAGCGGAGCTGGGGATAGCCTCTGAACTTACTCTATGCTTACCGGAGCTCATCAGTCACTGCCAAGATGAGTTACCCGGCTTGAGCTATTCTGTATGGAGTCGATGCAAGATAGAAGATATCAGGCTGGCCGCAGAAATAGGTGCTGATATAATCTCACTTTCCATACCCGCCTCCGATCTCCACCTGCAAGACAAACTGGGCAAAGACAGGACATGGGCGCTCGATACCATAACCAGCAGCATTGCACTGGCCAGGTCACTGGGGATGAGAGTTGCTGTGGGTTTTGAAGACGCCACCAGAGCAAACAGGATTTTTCTCACCCAGCTTGCTCAACAGGCTGAGAGCGCCGGCGCTTTCAGGATCAGGCTGGCCGACACCATCGGCAGTGCATCACCAACCACTGTACGAAGTCTTGTAGAAGAATTACGGGCAGCACTCTGCGCCATTGAGATCGGGGTACATACCCACAATGATTTCGGCATGGCAACAGCCAATGCCATCGCCGCGGCGGAAGCTGGTGCCGACTGGCTTGATGTTACAGTGTTAGGGCTGGGGGAACGATGCGGCTGTGCCCGGCTGGAAGAGGTGGCCGGATATCTGGAATTAACTGGTTGGCAAAACAGGTTTGACCTGGCCAGGCTACGACCGCTGGCAGAGTTTGTGGCTGAGCTGATGGCCCTCCAGATCGATCCCCACCGCCCGTTACTCGGCAAGGACATCTTTACCTGTGAAACGGGATTGCATCTCATGGGACTGCAAAAAAACCCAAAGACCTATGAACCATTCGCGCCGGAAAGGGTCGGTGGCAGCAGAAAACTCCTGTACGGTGCAAAAAGCGGGAGCCACGCCCTGGCACACGAGCTGGAGAATCGTGGCTACTCACACCTCGGTCCGGATGCGATTGCCGAACAACTCCAACAGGTGCGCGGCCTTGCCCAGAAGCTGGGCAGACCCCTCACCATGCAGGAGTTTGAATCCATGATCTCCTGAGAAAGAAGTACTCCTGGCTAATACTCTTCTAAACGGGCAAACTCTGCATTCTCAAGCCATGCTTCCGGCCGTGAAACAAACTCGATTATATTCTCGATAAGCTTATAGTGCCTGCGTTCTTCCCGTGCAAAGGTGAGCAGGTTTTTCTTCTCGACCGGGTCTGTACTTTCTTCAGCCTTTCGCTCGTAAAAGGTAAAAGACTCCTCTTCAGCTTTCAGCGCCTTCTGGTAGGCTGAAGGCTGAGTCAGCTCCTTGCCGATGCTGATTGTGCCCCGATCTTTCATCTCCTGAAAAATGTTTCTCGCCGACTCCAGAATATTGCTCTCTTCTTTTGAGACCTTTGCTTTTTCATGCATTTTTTTCAAGATCTCATAATGTTTCACTTCGTCGTCGGCCAAACCGGTAAAAATTTTTTTCAGACCTGGATCATCTGCTTTTGCAGCCAGTTCACGGTAATATGCCTCTCCATCCTTTTCCATCTGCATTGCAAATTCGAAGACATTCATGTGGCTCCCTCCGTCGCTTGTGCCGGTTTATCCGTAAATATTACCTGTGCTCGACATCCATTCAAAGTATAGCGCAATCAAAATACGTTCGTCTAACCCGAATATTTCGTCAACATGCACGGGCCTTGCTGACTATATTAAAAAGCAACACGTTGTTCACTCTTCGAACAGTTATGCCGAGCCCATAGCATTCGTTGCCAGACACACGCCGTCAATACGGCATAGAACTGTTACAGAGAAAGATTGCAGATCATTTTTGTCTTAAGTACATTATCTTATTCTCAAAGAAAGCGATTACATACAGCAGAGACGGCAGGGCTTCACGCCTTCACGCCTCGCCTTTCGGCTCAAGCTGCAGAAAACCTGTAATTGCTCTACATTCCCATGAAATACCTGGCGATTCGAAATTATGGAACAGCAAACATTCGACCTGACCCGACACATCCGCTCTATTCCCGACTGGCCTATAGAAGGCGTAATTTTCCGGGACATCAGCTCTCTTCTTGAGGACAAACTGGTTTTCCGCAAAACCATAGATCTCTTTGTTCACCGTTATTTCACAACCCAAATAGACGCTGTGGTTGGAATCGATGCCCGTGGCTTTATCATCGGTGCACCGCTCGCCTATGAACTTAATGCCGGCTTCATCCCGGTACGCAAGAAAGGCAAACTCCCTGGTAAAACCATTTCGGAAGCATATGAACTTGAATATGGTGAAGCGGAAATTGAAATTCAGCCTGACTGGCTGAACAAAGGCGACAAGGTACTGCTTATCGATGACCTGATCGCCACCGGCGGCACCATGCTCGCTGCCGCCAAACTGCTAAAAAAACTCGGTGTGGAAATCATTGAGGCTGGTGCCATTATCGACCTGCCTGATCTTGGCGGCAGTGCCAAACTCAGGGACGCAGGAGTAAAAGTACATACGTTCTGTGAATTTGAGGGGGAATAGGGCCTGAGAGGTTGGAAGTAACATTACACCTGAAGGCATCTGTTAAAAAAAAGCGGGCTGTGTGAACCTTCTGTTCGCACAGCCCGCTTTCAGGTTGAGCTGAAAACTGAGACTTACGCCTGCCTGATCTCCCAGGTGATATCCATGATCTTTTTATACATCATGGAGACCCCGCAATATTTCTCCTGGGAAAGCTCCACGGCCCGCTTGAGTTTATCCTCCGGCAGATTCTGGCCTTTGAACTCATAAATAATATGCATGGCAGAGTAGACTGACGGCACCTCATCTGTCAGTTCTGCCTCGACGGTTATCACCAGGTCTTCGAAATCCACTCGCATCTTCTTGAGTATTTCAACCACATCGACCCCGGTACATCCGGCAAGGGACACCATCATCAGTTTTTTAGGGCTGGCTGCAGTGTCACCACCACCAGCCTCTACGGGAGCGTCTGTTATAACACTATGGGGCCCGACTTTTGAGTCGAAGGCCATATTCTCTTTCCAATGGGTCTGAATAGTCGTTTTCATACAATCACATTAAACGGAATTCACCACTCAATTGCCAAATAGCACCTTCAGCCGGGCATGATCTCCCGATTGTGGGCGCTTTTTATGCAATCACCTCGGCACTACCTGATTTTTTTAACGGCGGGGGAAGCCATTCATGATCTCGCGAACGGCTTTGTTGATAATCATGCCTGCTTCCCGCTCATCCACTTTCCGGACTATGGTGTCGGTTGCCGAGCCGCGCCATATGAGGTTGCCGGATTCCCTGTCAACAATATCAATTACCAGGGTACCTTCCTTGTAACTTTTTTGGATCGAACCTTCTTCTACCGTTTCAGGCAAGGCCGCCGCAAGTGCACTGCCATAACCATAGGAGCGATAGAAATGACTGATATCCTGATGCTGAATCTTCTCATCCAACTTGCCGAACCAGGAAATCAGAAAATCCGCAGAATCCGGCTCAGCCCTGCTATAGCCCTTTACCACAAGTTCCCGTTCAACAGCCTGCCGGACGAACCGGTCGACCTCCGGCTTCGGTGTACGTACCCGGCCACCATCTTCCACGGAATCAATCCAGGCAAAGCTGGTCAAAGATGACAACTTTTCAGAAGAATTTGTCGAATGCTGTACCTCCATGGTCGAGCAGCCACCAAGCAGAAATACAATGGAGCATAGAACAAGTAATGTACGCATATATCCCCTCATAAAATAGTTACGGGACTTCACCCTGAAGCAAAACGAGGTCCCCCAAAACGATTATTCCAGGGCAACCCATACTGATAAGGTTTTATGCCCACCGCAATCGGGTTGCGGCTTCAACAGGCTTCATGTTGCATGACTGCCTGGAGCCTCTACTGAAAAAGCAGCAATAACATCCCAAAACAATTGCGACTGTTTTCATGATACCATCCGGAAAATTTCAATACAGGAAAATATGCAGATCATCCAATTATAACGGTCACCTGTGACAGGATTCCGCCCTGTTCAACCAGAGAATTCACCTGATTAAACAGGGTTTTCAGACATCCGAATCATTTTGCGGAATCGTTATCTTTTTCGCGGTCTATGCCGAGCGTACCGGAATAGACTGTGAAAACTCCATCCTCCCCTGAGATCAGGCCCGAGCCCGGTTTCATCTCATTGCTATCCTGATAGACGAATTCATTACCACCACAGGAGGAGATGAAAGCTAAACAGACAAACAGGGTGAATAGAGAAGCGATTCTGCATTTTGCTGTTTTCATCATTAGAATTTCAACCTCGCACCAGTAAATACAGTGTTAACGTTTTCATAATCTTCGGCATCTGTGTCGAGATCATACTGCCTGAACATCAGGTAAAATTCTGTTGACCATGCCGGCACATTCTGAACTGCCATGAGTGCCCAGGTAGATGCCTCGTCACCAGCTATAGTGCCATTAACATCCTCGTTATACCCATAATCGACCGCGAAGGCGGTCTTGCCAAAATCGAAGATATCGGTCTTGTAACCGAGCTTGCCATAATAGAAATCGGCATCGTCACCACCCCCATCAAAATCACGGGTCCCGTACGCCAGGGTCACGTTAAAACCAAAGTCAAACAGTATGGAGGCTGAACCAGCATATTGCTCATCATAGCTGGTGAGAAGATTACCTGTATCACCGGTATCACCGGATTTCAACCAACCGAATCCTGCTGCCACCTTGGTGCCGTCATAATCTCTTGAGTACCAGATACCGGCATCATAACCGTCGCCCGAAAAAGCGGAACCGCTCAGGTAAAGACCATGCCAATGGGGAGTATCGTAGCGAATCCTGTCCTGGCGGCCGCCATCAAAGTTGGCATAAACCGACTTCACACGGGGATCATTATCCTCATCTACAGAAGTACCGTCCGAGAAGTAGACACCGCCTGCGATGGCCTGGACATCCGAATAACCGACAACAGAAGTGCCGGAAAGATCAATCTCTGCAATACCATCAGTTGAAGTGGAGCTGCGGCCCAGATAGAGCTTTCCGTATTGTTTATTTTCCCAGTACAGATCTGCGTGGCGCAAGGTAAGATCTGTACTGGCATCGTAGGTGTCAAACTGGCTTACGTTGTTTGAGGCATTGGATTGGAATTCATACTCAATCTTGGCGCCAACCTTGTTTTCTTCCGGTAGAAAAACTTCGGCCTTTAAGCCCATGCGGGATGAAGAGTTATCGTTATCGACAAAATAGGTCTCACTGACATCATCATTGTCTGCCCACAGTATGGCCCGGTTTACCTGGCCATACAGCTCTACGTTGACATCGGCTTTGGTCGATTTGACCCAAACCGGGTTGTCGAGATCTTCACCGTACCTTTCTTTCAGTTTATTGATCTCCATGGCCTGATTGTCCAGCTGGGCCTGCTGGCGCTCAATAATCCTGCGCAGTTCATCAAGCTCACTCATCGGCGAATCACCATTGGCGTACCCGGTGGTCGCCATCCCCAGTACCAGTAATGCAG of the Desulfosediminicola ganghwensis genome contains:
- a CDS encoding cytochrome ubiquinol oxidase subunit I; this encodes MGEIDLVMVNWARAQFALTAMYHWIFVPLTLGLSFLCAFFETLYVRTGKEEWKSITKFWMTLFGINFAIGVATGIILEFEFGTNWSNYSWMVGDIFGAPLAIEGIFAFFLEATFFAVMFFGWDRVSKRFHLFSTWMVAVGSNLSALWILVANGWMQFPTGMAFNPDTARFEMQNFWEVLFSPVAISKFTHTTSSSFIVGSMFVITISSFYLLKKRHVEMAKKSILVASVFGLISTVYVAFNGDESAYTNASTQPMKLAAYEGLWDGEQNAGIVALGLLNRDKQPGDDLEAFSFEMKIPGVLSLLANREFDSFVPGINDLVYGNEEHGIMSTAEKMERGKLAITDLKAYKDARKAMDDVAAEAALGKFNANQDFLGYGYLEKPEDVVPPVPLTFYSFHTMVFLGTLFGLIFVLNLYFSMKGTLEDKRWLQLAGVPMFFLAMIASQSGWIVAEVGRQPWAIQDLLPVHVATTNISAGNVQTTFFMFLTVFTALLIAEVTIMLKQIKKGPEGI
- a CDS encoding DUF4492 domain-containing protein, which produces MSKRETDRLEAVDLEKLEVEKVLEYPGRVYRFYRDGFMGMTLGKTLWKIIIIKLVVMFAVLKLFFFPNYLKTNFTTDQDRADYVIDRITIPAKVQ
- a CDS encoding LeuA family protein, whose protein sequence is MLQKCNIIDTTLREGEQTPGVMFSINEKKRILSELAQLGVDEAELGIASELTLCLPELISHCQDELPGLSYSVWSRCKIEDIRLAAEIGADIISLSIPASDLHLQDKLGKDRTWALDTITSSIALARSLGMRVAVGFEDATRANRIFLTQLAQQAESAGAFRIRLADTIGSASPTTVRSLVEELRAALCAIEIGVHTHNDFGMATANAIAAAEAGADWLDVTVLGLGERCGCARLEEVAGYLELTGWQNRFDLARLRPLAEFVAELMALQIDPHRPLLGKDIFTCETGLHLMGLQKNPKTYEPFAPERVGGSRKLLYGAKSGSHALAHELENRGYSHLGPDAIAEQLQQVRGLAQKLGRPLTMQEFESMIS
- a CDS encoding ferritin-like domain-containing protein, which codes for MNVFEFAMQMEKDGEAYYRELAAKADDPGLKKIFTGLADDEVKHYEILKKMHEKAKVSKEESNILESARNIFQEMKDRGTISIGKELTQPSAYQKALKAEEESFTFYERKAEESTDPVEKKNLLTFAREERRHYKLIENIIEFVSRPEAWLENAEFARLEEY
- a CDS encoding adenine phosphoribosyltransferase encodes the protein MEQQTFDLTRHIRSIPDWPIEGVIFRDISSLLEDKLVFRKTIDLFVHRYFTTQIDAVVGIDARGFIIGAPLAYELNAGFIPVRKKGKLPGKTISEAYELEYGEAEIEIQPDWLNKGDKVLLIDDLIATGGTMLAAAKLLKKLGVEIIEAGAIIDLPDLGGSAKLRDAGVKVHTFCEFEGE
- a CDS encoding OsmC family protein — its product is MKTTIQTHWKENMAFDSKVGPHSVITDAPVEAGGGDTAASPKKLMMVSLAGCTGVDVVEILKKMRVDFEDLVITVEAELTDEVPSVYSAMHIIYEFKGQNLPEDKLKRAVELSQEKYCGVSMMYKKIMDITWEIRQA
- a CDS encoding DUF4136 domain-containing protein, with product MRTLLVLCSIVFLLGGCSTMEVQHSTNSSEKLSSLTSFAWIDSVEDGGRVRTPKPEVDRFVRQAVERELVVKGYSRAEPDSADFLISWFGKLDEKIQHQDISHFYRSYGYGSALAAALPETVEEGSIQKSYKEGTLVIDIVDRESGNLIWRGSATDTIVRKVDEREAGMIINKAVREIMNGFPRR
- a CDS encoding porin; amino-acid sequence: MRKAIWTGYVSSALLVLGMATTGYANGDSPMSELDELRRIIERQQAQLDNQAMEINKLKERYGEDLDNPVWVKSTKADVNVELYGQVNRAILWADNDDVSETYFVDNDNSSSRMGLKAEVFLPEENKVGAKIEYEFQSNASNNVSQFDTYDASTDLTLRHADLYWENKQYGKLYLGRSSTSTDGIAEIDLSGTSVVGYSDVQAIAGGVYFSDGTSVDEDNDPRVKSVYANFDGGRQDRIRYDTPHWHGLYLSGSAFSGDGYDAGIWYSRDYDGTKVAAGFGWLKSGDTGDTGNLLTSYDEQYAGSASILFDFGFNVTLAYGTRDFDGGGDDADFYYGKLGYKTDIFDFGKTAFAVDYGYNEDVNGTIAGDEASTWALMAVQNVPAWSTEFYLMFRQYDLDTDAEDYENVNTVFTGARLKF